The proteins below come from a single Phycisphaerae bacterium genomic window:
- a CDS encoding RNA-binding protein has product MAKKLYVGNMSYDVDNAALEQMFTPYGTVESAQIITDRSTGRSKGFGFVEMSSNEEAEAAINALNGKEQNGRALTVNEAKPREDRGGRGGYGGGGGGGRGGYGGGGGRGGYNRR; this is encoded by the coding sequence ATGGCCAAGAAACTGTACGTTGGTAACATGAGCTACGATGTGGACAATGCCGCCCTCGAGCAGATGTTCACCCCCTATGGGACCGTCGAAAGCGCCCAGATCATCACCGACCGCTCCACCGGACGAAGCAAGGGCTTCGGCTTCGTCGAAATGAGCAGCAACGAGGAGGCCGAAGCGGCCATCAACGCCCTCAACGGCAAGGAACAGAACGGCCGCGCCCTGACCGTCAACGAGGCCAAGCCGCGCGAAGATCGCGGCGGCCGTGGCGGTTACGGCGGTGGCGGTGGCGGCGGCCGAGGTGGCTACGGCGGCGGTGGCGGCCGTGGCGGCTACAACCGACGCTAA
- a CDS encoding aspartate aminotransferase family protein — MDLTTSDVLNLYAKHVIANYRRLPIVIVRAEGNRMWDLDGKEYLDFFPGWAVSGLGHCHPKVVQAVQKQAGELIHIDNTFASVPQARLARMLSERSFGGKCFFCNSGAEANEAALKLARLKGAGQRHKIISMEKSFHGRTFAAMTATGQAKTHAGFQPLVPGFAYVPFNDFDALAEAVDDQTVGVILEPIQGEGGVNIADAEYLHKVRDLCDQRDMVLILDEVQTGMGRTGTWFGYQQYDVVPDVVVLAKAIGGGVSLGAIIAKPQLADLMKPGTHASTFGGNPLACAAGVAVVEAIEEENLLQAATQRGAYLRQKLEQLQEKYPIITEIRQVGLMIGVELSVAGDDIVAAALERGLRVNCTQQTVLRMSPGMTVTDEMIDQAVAILDESFAQCQNGLLQTPAEG, encoded by the coding sequence ATGGACCTGACCACTTCCGACGTTTTGAATCTCTACGCCAAACACGTCATCGCCAACTACCGCCGACTCCCCATCGTCATCGTCCGCGCCGAAGGCAACCGAATGTGGGACCTCGACGGAAAGGAATACCTCGACTTCTTCCCCGGCTGGGCCGTCAGCGGACTCGGTCACTGCCATCCCAAAGTCGTCCAGGCCGTCCAGAAACAGGCCGGTGAGCTTATCCACATCGACAACACCTTCGCCAGCGTCCCCCAGGCCCGACTCGCCCGGATGCTCTCCGAACGAAGCTTCGGCGGAAAGTGCTTCTTCTGCAACAGCGGCGCCGAAGCCAACGAAGCCGCCCTCAAACTCGCCCGACTCAAGGGCGCCGGACAACGCCACAAGATCATCTCCATGGAAAAAAGCTTCCACGGCCGCACCTTCGCCGCCATGACCGCCACCGGACAGGCAAAAACCCACGCCGGATTCCAGCCCCTCGTCCCCGGTTTCGCCTACGTCCCCTTCAACGACTTCGACGCCCTCGCCGAAGCCGTCGATGACCAGACCGTCGGCGTCATCCTCGAACCCATCCAGGGTGAAGGCGGTGTCAACATCGCCGACGCCGAATACCTCCACAAGGTCCGCGACCTCTGCGACCAGCGGGACATGGTCCTGATCCTCGACGAGGTCCAGACCGGCATGGGGCGAACCGGAACCTGGTTCGGCTACCAGCAGTACGACGTCGTGCCCGACGTCGTCGTCCTCGCCAAAGCCATCGGCGGCGGCGTCAGCCTCGGTGCCATCATCGCCAAACCCCAACTCGCCGACCTCATGAAGCCCGGCACCCACGCCTCCACCTTTGGCGGAAACCCCCTCGCCTGCGCCGCCGGTGTCGCCGTCGTCGAAGCCATCGAAGAAGAAAACCTCCTCCAAGCCGCCACCCAACGAGGCGCCTACCTCCGCCAAAAACTCGAACAACTCCAGGAAAAGTACCCCATCATCACCGAGATCCGACAGGTCGGCCTGATGATCGGCGTCGAACTCTCCGTCGCCGGCGATGACATCGTCGCCGCCGCACTCGAAAGGGGACTCCGAGTCAACTGCACCCAGCAGACCGTCCTGCGAATGTCGCCCGGCATGACCGTCACCGACGAAATGATCGACCAGGCCGTCGCCATCCTCGACGAGTCGTTCGCCCAGTGCCAGAACGGCCTGCTCCAAACGCCGGCGGAGGGCTAA
- the metG gene encoding methionine--tRNA ligase subunit beta, which produces MSDGIKPEINFEQFAAIDLRVAKVVEASEHPNADKLMVLKLDLGELGERQIVAGIKQYYRPEELVGKLIAVVANLAPRTMRGVESRGMLLAGVEGEPTTNVVVMSLDRPVAPGSRIS; this is translated from the coding sequence ATGTCGGACGGAATAAAACCCGAGATCAATTTCGAGCAATTTGCCGCCATTGACCTCCGCGTCGCGAAGGTCGTTGAGGCATCGGAACACCCGAATGCAGATAAACTGATGGTTCTGAAGCTGGACTTGGGCGAGTTGGGCGAGCGTCAGATCGTCGCCGGGATCAAGCAGTACTATCGGCCGGAGGAGCTGGTGGGCAAGCTGATCGCGGTGGTGGCGAATCTGGCGCCGCGGACGATGCGCGGCGTTGAGAGTCGGGGCATGTTGCTGGCTGGGGTGGAAGGGGAACCGACGACGAACGTGGTGGTGATGAGTTTGGATCGTCCGGTAGCGCCGGGTTCGCGGATCAGTTAG
- the glmM gene encoding phosphoglucosamine mutase, whose amino-acid sequence MPLIISVSGMRGFVGSDLGAPEALKVGRIYGRLAANDGKPFVVASDSRISSDALRSAVIAGLLAAGADVIDIGVAATPTACLTVRRHAAAGGVIVTASHNPIQWNGIKLIGPDALAVDAQRAEQIKTAFHQDPPEHASATECGRLKRDDQAHQTHVQAVLAASDPRLIDDLRYRKVKVVLDSINGAGAHAGTMLLNALGCEVCGLNAEPTGRFAHTPEPIPENLTSLCQEVTRQGAQVGFAQDPDADRLALVDETGRCIGEEYTLALAAWAVLAHRAGPLATNLSTSRMVDDVAQWFGQKVIRTPVGEAHVARAVMQNNCPVGGEGNGGVIVPDVVPVRDSLSAMALVLQLMVSRSKTISQLVSELPKYQMVKAKFECSREKAAQVCQRLVQKYADQKIDTADGVRIDFPDERAWVHIRPSNTEPIIRIIAEARDQARADELVDMLAAETGR is encoded by the coding sequence ATGCCATTGATCATCAGCGTCTCCGGGATGCGCGGTTTCGTCGGGTCCGATCTGGGCGCCCCCGAGGCGCTGAAAGTCGGCCGAATCTACGGCCGACTCGCCGCCAACGATGGCAAACCCTTCGTCGTCGCCAGTGACAGCCGAATCAGCAGCGACGCCCTCCGTTCCGCCGTCATCGCTGGGCTCCTCGCCGCTGGGGCCGACGTGATTGACATCGGCGTCGCCGCCACTCCGACCGCCTGCCTGACCGTCCGCCGGCACGCCGCCGCCGGTGGCGTCATCGTCACCGCGTCCCATAACCCCATTCAGTGGAACGGGATAAAACTCATCGGCCCCGACGCCCTCGCCGTCGACGCCCAGCGGGCCGAGCAGATCAAAACCGCCTTCCACCAGGACCCGCCCGAACACGCCTCCGCCACCGAATGCGGACGCCTCAAACGCGACGACCAGGCCCATCAAACCCACGTCCAAGCCGTCCTGGCCGCTTCGGACCCCAGGTTGATCGACGACCTGCGCTACCGCAAGGTCAAGGTCGTCCTCGACAGCATCAACGGCGCCGGCGCCCACGCCGGAACCATGCTTCTTAATGCCCTTGGCTGCGAGGTTTGTGGCCTCAACGCCGAACCGACCGGCCGATTCGCCCATACCCCCGAACCCATCCCGGAAAACCTCACCAGCCTGTGTCAGGAAGTAACCCGTCAAGGCGCGCAGGTGGGTTTTGCCCAGGATCCCGACGCCGATCGTCTGGCTCTGGTCGATGAGACCGGCCGGTGCATCGGCGAGGAATACACGCTGGCCCTGGCGGCGTGGGCCGTGCTGGCCCATCGCGCAGGTCCTTTGGCGACAAACCTTTCCACGTCGCGCATGGTCGATGACGTGGCCCAATGGTTCGGCCAGAAGGTCATCCGCACCCCGGTCGGCGAGGCCCACGTCGCGCGGGCTGTGATGCAGAACAATTGCCCGGTCGGGGGCGAAGGCAACGGCGGGGTGATCGTGCCGGATGTGGTGCCGGTCCGCGATTCGCTTTCGGCGATGGCTTTGGTGTTGCAGCTTATGGTCAGCCGGAGCAAGACGATTTCACAGCTCGTGTCCGAACTCCCGAAATACCAGATGGTTAAGGCGAAGTTCGAGTGCTCGCGGGAGAAGGCGGCCCAGGTGTGCCAGAGGTTAGTACAGAAATACGCCGATCAGAAGATCGACACCGCCGACGGCGTCCGGATCGACTTTCCGGATGAACGGGCGTGGGTCCACATCCGTCCCAGCAACACCGAGCCGATCATCCGGATCATCGCGGAGGCCCGCGATCAGGCCCGCGCCGACGAGCTGGTTGACATGCTGGCGGCGGAGACGGGCCGGTGA
- a CDS encoding DUF2920 family protein has protein sequence MTARPQPPAPLEPRLQIDAQEWPFLPGPRKINLFVQPPDAGLTADTGLMLVLHNWGGLYDEPHYLQWCRTFADRYNVVALSVNYLQSGPAWREQIHPYDHGYLQAVDAIRALHAIRRRLLDRRAAFNQRRIFGMGVSGGGNVIQMALKFAPHTFACGVDICGMPGLTDGIAYGLREFGSDLDAKYSRDPQSPNYLPPDLQEIRDFGRLDHCRLLRLANPDLKIVIIHGIDDHKCPVVHKIGQFQRMVHAGLDVDGRFLTPLDVDGRAVANTGHSLGDREQILIKYADHYLKPAGPFARSRSSPTDFERAKPVEYPTSNGRVIIDYAAAPTVRFQPNHP, from the coding sequence GTGACCGCCAGACCACAACCCCCAGCCCCGCTCGAACCCCGCCTGCAGATCGACGCCCAGGAATGGCCCTTCCTGCCCGGCCCCCGAAAAATCAACCTCTTCGTCCAGCCGCCCGACGCCGGTCTCACCGCCGACACCGGCCTCATGCTCGTCCTCCATAACTGGGGCGGCCTCTACGACGAACCCCACTACCTCCAGTGGTGCCGCACCTTCGCCGACCGATACAACGTCGTCGCCCTCAGCGTCAACTACCTCCAGAGCGGTCCCGCCTGGCGCGAACAAATACACCCCTACGACCACGGCTACCTCCAAGCCGTCGACGCCATCCGCGCCCTCCACGCCATCCGACGCCGGCTCCTCGACCGCCGCGCCGCCTTCAATCAGCGACGCATCTTCGGCATGGGCGTCAGCGGCGGCGGAAACGTCATCCAGATGGCCCTCAAATTCGCCCCCCACACCTTCGCCTGTGGCGTCGATATCTGCGGCATGCCCGGCCTCACCGACGGCATCGCCTACGGCCTCCGCGAATTCGGCAGCGACCTGGACGCCAAATACAGCCGCGACCCGCAAAGCCCAAACTACCTCCCGCCCGACCTCCAGGAAATCCGCGACTTCGGACGCCTCGACCACTGCCGTCTCCTCCGCCTCGCCAATCCCGACCTCAAAATCGTCATCATCCACGGCATCGACGACCACAAATGCCCCGTCGTCCACAAAATCGGCCAGTTCCAGCGGATGGTCCATGCCGGCCTCGACGTCGACGGCCGATTCCTCACCCCCCTCGACGTCGACGGCCGCGCCGTCGCCAACACCGGACATTCCCTCGGCGACCGTGAACAGATCCTCATCAAATACGCCGACCACTACCTCAAACCCGCCGGCCCCTTCGCCCGTTCCCGCTCCAGCCCCACCGACTTCGAACGCGCCAAACCCGTCGAATACCCCACCTCTAACGGCCGTGTCATCATCGACTACGCCGCCGCTCCAACCGTCCGCTTCCAGCCCAACCACCCCTGA
- the rph gene encoding ribonuclease PH has product MATKRHDGRKPDQLRDLRILRRYTRYAGGSVLIATGQTQVLCTAFAEPGVPAWLEGAGKGWLTAEYGMLPSSTPQRKRRPERTDGRAQEIQRLIGRSLRAVLDLARMPDLTIAVDCDVLQADGGTRTAAVTGAYVALVDAVRNALERGLIAQNPITGAVAAVSAGIVDGRILLDLDYVEDSSAELDFNVVMTDRGQFVEVQGTAEKEPFDRIQLDTILKTAGKGIRRLIKAQKDALKEK; this is encoded by the coding sequence ATGGCCACAAAACGACATGACGGACGCAAACCCGACCAGCTTCGCGACCTGCGCATCCTCCGCCGCTACACCCGCTACGCCGGCGGAAGCGTCCTGATCGCCACCGGCCAAACCCAGGTCCTCTGCACCGCCTTCGCCGAACCCGGCGTGCCTGCCTGGCTCGAAGGAGCCGGCAAGGGTTGGCTCACCGCTGAGTACGGCATGCTCCCCTCCAGCACGCCCCAGCGAAAGCGACGCCCCGAACGCACCGACGGCCGCGCCCAGGAAATCCAACGCCTCATCGGCCGATCCCTCCGCGCCGTCCTCGACCTGGCCAGAATGCCCGACCTGACCATCGCCGTCGACTGCGACGTCCTCCAAGCCGACGGCGGAACCCGAACCGCCGCCGTCACCGGGGCCTACGTCGCCCTCGTCGACGCCGTCCGCAACGCCCTCGAGCGCGGCCTGATCGCTCAGAACCCCATCACCGGAGCCGTCGCCGCCGTCTCCGCGGGCATCGTCGACGGCCGCATCCTCCTCGACCTCGACTACGTCGAAGACAGCTCAGCCGAGCTCGACTTCAACGTCGTCATGACCGATCGCGGCCAATTCGTCGAAGTCCAGGGAACCGCTGAGAAAGAACCCTTCGACCGCATCCAACTGGATACAATTCTCAAAACAGCCGGAAAAGGCATCCGCCGGCTCATCAAAGCCCAGAAAGACGCGCTGAAGGAGAAATGA
- the argB gene encoding acetylglutamate kinase, with protein sequence MEQAIPKAAALIEALGYIQKFRGKRVVVKMGGTLMDDPKAEGKILTDVLFMATVGIHPIVVHGGGKEISRALAESGFETRFVQGRRYTDKNTLTVAEHILCNVINARLVAALNRMGGKAMGLHSLSSGVLSGEQVFLQEEGRRIDVGLVGKVTHVNAELLRVLCNAGTVPVIAPIAYALGGGKLNVNADEVAGEVAAAVAADKLVVVSDTHGIRRDLNDPNSQISEVTGAQIKQLIDEGVISGGMLPKVAACLRALEGDVGRAHIIDGRIDHALLLEIYTDKGIGTLITKDKP encoded by the coding sequence TTGGAGCAGGCCATTCCAAAAGCCGCAGCCCTCATCGAGGCCCTCGGCTACATCCAGAAGTTCCGCGGCAAGCGAGTCGTCGTCAAAATGGGCGGAACCCTCATGGACGATCCCAAAGCCGAGGGAAAAATCCTCACCGACGTCCTCTTCATGGCCACCGTCGGTATCCACCCCATCGTCGTCCACGGCGGCGGAAAGGAAATCTCCCGAGCCCTCGCCGAATCCGGATTCGAAACCCGCTTCGTCCAGGGCCGACGCTACACCGACAAAAACACCCTCACCGTCGCCGAACACATCCTCTGCAACGTCATCAACGCCCGACTCGTCGCCGCCCTCAACCGAATGGGCGGAAAGGCCATGGGACTCCACAGCCTCTCCAGCGGCGTCCTCTCCGGCGAGCAGGTCTTCCTCCAGGAAGAGGGCCGACGCATCGACGTCGGACTCGTCGGAAAGGTCACCCACGTCAACGCCGAACTCCTCCGGGTCCTCTGCAACGCCGGCACCGTTCCCGTCATCGCGCCCATCGCCTACGCCCTCGGCGGCGGAAAGCTCAACGTCAACGCCGATGAAGTCGCCGGCGAGGTCGCCGCCGCCGTCGCCGCCGATAAGCTCGTCGTCGTCAGCGACACCCACGGCATCCGACGCGACCTGAACGACCCAAACTCACAGATCAGCGAAGTCACCGGCGCCCAGATCAAACAGCTCATCGACGAAGGCGTCATCAGCGGCGGCATGCTCCCCAAAGTCGCCGCCTGCCTCCGCGCCCTCGAAGGCGACGTCGGACGAGCCCACATCATCGACGGACGTATCGACCACGCCCTCCTGCTCGAAATCTACACCGACAAGGGCATCGGCACCCTCATCACTAAAGACAAACCATAG
- a CDS encoding transposase, whose amino-acid sequence MVDVGTSTLHDSGDFAATLKEAGIAHTEIRPHTPTDNAELERRQGTIGEAKRVVDAVIDHYNHERPHSAVGFLRPIDYYHGNPEAMQAERRRKLATAREMRKQENLKLRQRRIPFPEERLSLNQNRVLSHILWNISNPARPGDAGPVFCLRASKRGLEKRMKGK is encoded by the coding sequence ATGGTGGATGTAGGAACATCCACCCTACATGACTCGGGCGACTTTGCAGCCACGTTGAAGGAGGCCGGCATCGCCCATACCGAGATCCGGCCGCACACCCCGACGGACAACGCCGAGCTCGAACGCCGCCAAGGGACCATCGGCGAGGCGAAACGCGTGGTCGACGCGGTGATCGATCACTACAATCACGAGCGTCCGCACTCGGCCGTTGGGTTCCTGCGGCCGATCGATTACTATCATGGAAACCCGGAGGCGATGCAGGCCGAACGCCGCCGGAAACTGGCCACGGCCAGGGAAATGAGGAAACAGGAAAACCTTAAACTCAGACAACGCCGGATCCCGTTCCCGGAGGAAAGACTGTCTCTTAATCAGAACCGCGTTTTGTCTCACATTCTGTGGAACATATCAAACCCTGCCCGTCCGGGAGACGCAGGCCCGGTCTTTTGTCTGCGTGCGTCGAAACGGGGTCTGGAAAAGCGAATGAAAGGGAAATGA
- a CDS encoding YebC/PmpR family DNA-binding transcriptional regulator, which yields MSGHSHWARIKHKKGVTDSRRGKLWSKLARNIIVAARAGGGDPSMNLSLRYCIDKAKEANMPNDTIDRAIKRGTGDLDGASFEEITYEGYGPNGVAIMVVALTDNRNRTAPEIRKIFEHRGGSLGGPGSVSWMFEKRGVITVSAADATEEQLMEATLEAGAEDIREQDTVFEIHCPPTEFENVKKALADAGIAVQSADLTMLPQTTVALEGEAAKKMLDMMELFEDHDDVQNVYANFDIPEELIAESE from the coding sequence ATGTCAGGACATTCCCACTGGGCACGGATCAAGCATAAGAAAGGGGTGACGGACTCGCGGCGTGGGAAGCTGTGGAGCAAGCTGGCGCGGAACATCATCGTGGCGGCGCGGGCTGGGGGCGGGGATCCGTCGATGAATTTGTCGCTTCGGTACTGCATCGACAAGGCGAAAGAGGCGAACATGCCGAACGACACGATCGACCGGGCGATCAAGCGAGGGACGGGCGATCTGGACGGGGCGAGTTTCGAGGAGATCACGTACGAGGGATACGGTCCGAACGGGGTGGCGATCATGGTGGTGGCGTTGACGGACAACCGGAACCGTACGGCGCCGGAGATTCGGAAGATCTTCGAGCATCGTGGCGGGTCGCTGGGCGGTCCGGGTTCGGTGTCGTGGATGTTCGAGAAGCGCGGGGTGATCACGGTATCGGCGGCGGACGCGACGGAAGAGCAGTTGATGGAGGCGACGCTGGAGGCTGGGGCGGAGGACATTCGCGAGCAGGACACGGTTTTTGAGATTCACTGCCCCCCCACCGAGTTCGAGAACGTCAAGAAGGCTTTGGCGGATGCGGGGATTGCGGTTCAGTCGGCGGACCTGACGATGCTGCCGCAGACGACGGTGGCGTTGGAGGGGGAGGCGGCGAAGAAGATGCTGGACATGATGGAGTTGTTCGAGGATCACGACGACGTCCAGAACGTGTATGCGAACTTCGATATTCCGGAAGAGCTGATCGCGGAGTCGGAG
- the argF gene encoding ornithine carbamoyltransferase, translated as MQPIRHFINILDYDRPTLAGLIEKSIADKKRLAAGPLDPCLARRSVAIYMEKPSLRTRVSFELAVVQLGGYPVILNHAEIGLGAREPVKDVARVISRMCDGFVARTFSHEALEEFARYASVPVVNALTDYSHPCQAMADLLTVRERFGSLQGLKLAYVGDGNNVARSLAALCARLGVAFAIAAPQGFQLEDEFVRSLRQRAPNAAFEQSDDPRRAADGAHVLYTDTWVSMGQEKDRERKVQAFKGFQLTADLLRSAADNAVVMHCLPAYRGMEITDELMESPQSVVFDQAENRLHFQRTLLAALIGGEQID; from the coding sequence ATGCAGCCGATCCGACACTTCATCAACATCCTCGACTACGACCGTCCGACCCTCGCGGGCCTCATCGAAAAATCCATCGCCGATAAAAAACGCCTCGCCGCAGGCCCCCTCGACCCCTGCCTCGCCCGCCGAAGCGTCGCCATCTACATGGAAAAACCCTCCCTCCGAACCCGCGTCAGCTTCGAACTCGCCGTCGTCCAGCTCGGCGGCTATCCCGTTATCCTCAACCACGCCGAAATCGGACTCGGTGCCCGCGAACCCGTCAAGGACGTCGCCCGAGTCATCTCCCGAATGTGCGACGGCTTCGTCGCCCGAACCTTCAGCCACGAAGCCCTCGAGGAATTCGCCCGATACGCCTCCGTCCCCGTCGTCAACGCCCTGACCGACTACAGCCACCCCTGCCAGGCCATGGCCGACCTGCTCACCGTCCGCGAACGCTTCGGCTCGCTCCAGGGCCTCAAGCTCGCCTACGTCGGAGACGGCAACAACGTCGCCCGATCCCTCGCCGCCCTCTGCGCACGACTCGGCGTCGCCTTCGCCATCGCCGCCCCACAAGGCTTCCAACTCGAAGACGAATTCGTCCGATCCCTCCGCCAGCGCGCGCCAAACGCCGCCTTCGAACAATCCGACGATCCGCGCCGCGCCGCCGACGGCGCCCACGTCCTCTACACCGACACCTGGGTCTCCATGGGCCAGGAAAAGGACCGCGAACGCAAGGTCCAGGCCTTCAAGGGCTTCCAACTCACCGCCGACCTTCTTCGCTCCGCCGCCGACAACGCCGTCGTTATGCACTGCCTCCCCGCCTACCGCGGTATGGAAATCACCGACGAGCTCATGGAGTCCCCCCAGTCCGTCGTCTTCGACCAGGCCGAAAACCGACTCCACTTCCAGCGAACCCTCCTCGCCGCACTCATCGGAGGCGAACAAATCGACTGA
- a CDS encoding class I SAM-dependent methyltransferase, translating to MDIWKFYDITHREHLICNPTSDEKLTRLVQLLRLPTNARVVDIACGKGEFLIRLAQAYGVRGIGIDVSPFVIAEAQKRLQTRAPSAGVTFTQMDGADYKPDEPHSLDLASCIGASWIFGGHANTLEALINMVKPGGWVIVGEPYWQQEPSAEYLDALGCARDDFATHAANAEAGEKRGMDLVHTIVSSKDDWDSYEGLQWFATADYARTHPDDPDLPELVQRVNKAKTAYLRWGRDTLGWAIYIFRSRPAS from the coding sequence ATGGACATATGGAAGTTCTACGACATCACGCACCGTGAACACCTGATATGCAATCCCACCAGCGACGAAAAACTGACCCGTCTCGTGCAACTGTTGCGACTCCCAACCAACGCCCGGGTCGTTGACATCGCCTGTGGTAAGGGCGAATTCCTGATTCGCCTGGCGCAAGCCTACGGCGTTCGTGGCATCGGCATCGACGTTTCTCCTTTCGTCATCGCCGAAGCACAGAAAAGGCTCCAAACGCGGGCGCCCAGTGCCGGCGTCACCTTCACTCAGATGGATGGCGCGGATTACAAGCCGGACGAACCGCACAGCCTCGACCTGGCGTCGTGTATCGGCGCCAGTTGGATCTTCGGAGGCCACGCCAACACCCTCGAAGCCCTGATCAACATGGTAAAGCCCGGCGGCTGGGTCATCGTCGGAGAGCCGTACTGGCAACAGGAACCCTCAGCGGAGTACCTTGACGCCCTCGGCTGCGCCCGAGACGACTTCGCCACCCACGCCGCCAATGCCGAAGCCGGAGAAAAGCGGGGAATGGACCTCGTCCACACCATCGTCAGCAGCAAGGACGACTGGGACAGCTATGAAGGCCTCCAATGGTTCGCGACCGCCGACTACGCCCGCACCCATCCCGATGACCCCGACCTGCCCGAACTGGTCCAACGCGTAAACAAGGCAAAAACGGCATACCTCCGCTGGGGACGCGACACTCTTGGCTGGGCCATCTACATCTTCAGATCGCGCCCCGCCTCCTGA